One window of the Montipora foliosa isolate CH-2021 chromosome 4, ASM3666993v2, whole genome shotgun sequence genome contains the following:
- the LOC138000965 gene encoding uncharacterized protein produces MYKWYTSCLLVPTDKHLDDYDLMEGTQRGARAGCSGTMDNLLIDQMVTLDCHRKKRNLSMGWVDVKKAYDSIDHGWLEEVMIIHRFPTWLCRTIKHLSRSWSTRIVVTTRNGRQASEIIKFRKGLPQGDALCPRLFTVCLNPIAWKISASEGYRLSKPIGTTVADLLYIDDLKIFAASESKLSSVMNSVRAAMEDVGLIWNPKKCAVAHFKRGVHVAESTGLLMSNGNVKIPTLEDGQQYTFLGVLESLRQEERIVLRCAAREYLRRLSVIWWSPLSDYHRVIASNQFALPAMSYFMWTQHWPITELRQVDRDAHKIVTEGGGKHPCGTTSLLYLPRDKGGRGLRSVETEYKETKAKAAVKLYQNRDPAMKMVRQFEEQAESKGYQSMTKEAGKYAEEYGLQSQLNHPDPVCVTEEGEVVPGDKLKTRLRKLRESRMEGVVEEQKWQGKLITARKKDGDLNTEQCFWWLSEWRTCPTHTIAGMFEIYEQLLPTRLYAIHKTQASPTSDPTCRLCCTAPESMAHVLSACPALAQTKNLARPNAVLKVLFFDIIEDLGLIEASPPWYSPTKPQPVYEGAHAQAYWDVPVYGEYQDLRANRIDARIVNYQDKKAIAMEMSCSWVSNRQKKTSEKMMKYAPLRWELKQKYPGYEFSQYNIIVDVLGGWSTWR; encoded by the coding sequence ATGTACAAATGGTACACATCATGTCTACTTGTCCCCACTGACAAGCATCTTGACGATTACGATCTGATGGAGGGTACGCAAAGGGGTGCGCGTGCGGGATGTAGCGGTACAATGGACAATCTACTAATAGACCAAATGGTTACCCTAGATTGTCATCGAAAGAAGCGCAACCTGAGCATGGGATGGGTggatgtgaaaaaagcctatgaTTCTATCGACCATGGCTGGCTAGAGGAGGTGATGATAATCCACAGGTTTCCCACCTGGCTGTGCAGGACCATCAAGCATCTGTCAAGAAGCTGGAGCACTAGAATTGTAGTCACCACCAGAAATGGGAGACAGGCTTCCGAGATCATCAAATTTAGAAAGGGTCTACCCCAGGGCGACGCCCTCTGCCCCAGGCTCTTCACAGTCTGCCTGAACCCGATAGCCTGGAAGATAAGTGCATCTGAAGGGTACAGGCTATCTAAGCCCATCGGCACAACGGTCGCTGACCTGCTTTACATCGACGACTTGAAGATCTTCGCAGCGTCTGAATCCAAGCTAAGCAGCGTCATGAATTCGGTGAGGGCAGCAATGGAGGATGTGGGGCTCATATGGAATCCCAAGAAATGTGCCGTGGCCCACTTCAAGAGGGGGGTCCACGTTGCTGAGAGTACTGGCCTGCTGATGTCTAATGGGAATGTAAAGATACCAACGCTCGAAGATGGTCAGCAGTACACGTTCTTAGGTGTGCTCGAGAGTCTTAGGCAAGAAGAGAGGATAGTTTTGCGATGTGCTGCCAGAGAGTATTTGCGTAGGTTGTCTGTGATCTGGTGGAGCCCCCTCTCGGATTACCATCGCGTGATAGCATCCAATCAATTTGCTCTGCCAGCAATGTCTTACTTCATGTGGACACAGCACTGGCCAATAACAGAATTGAGACAGGTTGATAGAGATGCCCACAAAATCGTAACAGAGGGCGGAGGAAAGCATCCTTGTGGTACAACATCTCTGTTATACCTGCCCCGCGATAAGGGAGGGAGAGGCCTGCGTTCCGTTGAGACCGAGTACAAGGAGACGAAGGCTAAAGCCGCAGTCAAGTTGTATCAGAACAGAGATCCGGCCATGAAGATGGTGAGACAGTTTGAGGAGCAGGCGGAGAGTAAAGGATACCAGTCAATGACGAAGGAAGCGGGAAAGTATGCAGAAGAGTACGGCCTGCAGTCACAGCTTAATCATCCTGACCCAGTCTGTGTCACCGAGGAAGGGGAAGTTGTACCCGGGGATAAGCTGAAGACTCGTCTAAGAAAACTTCGAGAATCAAGAATGGAGGGGGTAGTTGAAGAACAAAAATGGCAGGGAAAATTGATAACAGCCAGAAAAAAAGACGGAGATCTTAACACCGAGCAATGCTTCTGGTGGCTCAGTGAATGGCGAACGTGcccaacacacaccatcgcaggtatgtttgaaatttatgaaCAGCTCTTACCAACAAGACTGTACGCCATCCACAAGACCCAGGCGAGTCCTACTAGTGATCCTACCTGCAGGCTGTGCTGTACAGCACCAGAGAGCATGGCTCATGTACTCTCTGCTTGTCCTGCGTTGGCCCAAACAAAGAACCTGGCAAGGCCTAACGCAGTTCTGAAGGTCCTGTTTTTTGACATCATAGAAGACCTGGGACTTATTGAAGCGTCGCCACCGTGGTATTCACCAACTAAGCCACAGCCGGTTTATGAGGGAGCGCATGCACAGGCATACTGGGACGTCCCAGTCTACGGAGAGTACCAAGATCTTAGGGCcaacagaattgatgcgaggATAGTAAACTACCAGGACAAGAAGGCTATAGCGATGGAAATGAGCTGCTCCTGGGTGAGCAATCGTCAAAAGAAAACATCAGAAAAGATGATGAAATATGCCCCACTCAGATGGGAGCTGAAGCAAAAGTACCCCGGGTACGAGTTTTCACAGTACAACATTATTGTGGACGTACTCGGGGGCTGGTCGACGTGGAGGTAG